A region from the Wansuia hejianensis genome encodes:
- a CDS encoding CatA-like O-acetyltransferase, whose protein sequence is MNEFYKIEMDHYKRKSHFDYFNSLAFPYVGTTVNIDITKLQSAVKAQKLPFFLTICYCVSRAANAVPEFRQRIANGGIIEYENCRTSHTVALEDGTYCYCTLEDRLSFWDYLEYGRLEQQIAKEKRDIEENDAANDLLYISTLPWLSYAALVQPVPVPADSNPRITWGKFFTQNERILLPVSVLCHHALVDGKHIADFYEALAEQCERVCELISTDPISI, encoded by the coding sequence ATCAATGAATTTTATAAAATTGAGATGGATCACTACAAAAGAAAAAGCCATTTTGACTATTTTAATAGTCTGGCTTTTCCCTATGTGGGCACAACTGTGAACATAGATATAACAAAATTGCAGTCTGCAGTGAAGGCGCAGAAGCTTCCTTTTTTCCTCACTATCTGCTACTGTGTTTCCAGGGCGGCCAACGCCGTTCCCGAATTCAGGCAGCGGATAGCCAATGGGGGAATCATTGAATACGAAAACTGTAGGACCTCACACACAGTGGCACTGGAGGATGGTACCTATTGTTATTGTACGTTGGAAGACAGGCTTTCATTTTGGGATTATCTGGAATATGGAAGACTCGAACAGCAAATAGCCAAAGAAAAGCGGGATATTGAAGAAAATGACGCCGCCAACGACCTGCTTTATATTTCTACCCTGCCCTGGCTTTCCTATGCCGCGCTGGTTCAGCCAGTACCAGTTCCTGCCGACAGCAATCCCAGAATAACCTGGGGGAAATTTTTCACTCAGAACGAGCGAATCCTTTTGCCAGTATCCGTACTATGCCACCACGCATTGGTGGACGGAAAACACATTGCTGATTTCTATGAAGCTCTTGCAGAGCAGTGCGAACGGGTCTGTGAGCTGATTTCAACCGATCCTATCTCTATATAG
- a CDS encoding GerMN domain-containing protein, whose translation MKKIISALLAAFLVLGLAGCDHLQGRQESQQFYLFYINKDLNRLEEIPYEPESVETEAMIGELIAKQAVRPEEDRDYILLLPEGTTILGYELEDETIILNLSSSYASMSASREILARAGLVRTFVQVPGVRRLKLQVNGSPLLDSSGREVGALTRDSFVENSGKEINTYQSIAMKLYFTDESGSVLLPEERKVYYSSNVPLERAVVEEIVKGPKQDGHYPTLPAETNILSVTIQEGICYVNFDDSFTNSILSVQEEIPIYSIVNSLASVCHVNKVQFSINGSSSVTFRKNMKLDQLFEQNLKLVETE comes from the coding sequence ATGAAGAAAATAATATCCGCTCTGCTGGCCGCCTTTCTCGTGCTGGGGCTGGCCGGCTGCGACCACTTGCAGGGCAGGCAGGAAAGTCAGCAGTTTTATTTGTTCTATATTAATAAAGATTTGAACCGGTTAGAAGAGATTCCCTATGAGCCGGAAAGCGTGGAGACAGAGGCGATGATTGGGGAGCTGATAGCGAAACAGGCGGTGCGCCCCGAGGAGGACAGAGATTATATCCTGCTGCTCCCGGAAGGAACGACGATTCTTGGTTATGAACTGGAGGATGAGACGATAATTCTGAACCTCAGCTCTTCCTACGCATCGATGAGTGCTTCTCGGGAAATACTGGCCCGGGCGGGACTGGTGCGGACTTTCGTACAGGTACCGGGAGTAAGGCGCCTCAAGCTTCAGGTGAACGGAAGCCCTCTGCTGGATTCTTCCGGAAGGGAAGTGGGAGCTTTGACCAGGGACAGCTTCGTAGAGAATTCCGGAAAGGAAATCAACACATATCAGAGCATCGCGATGAAGCTTTATTTTACCGATGAGAGCGGTTCAGTGCTGCTTCCTGAGGAACGGAAGGTCTATTACAGCAGCAACGTGCCGCTGGAACGGGCGGTAGTAGAGGAGATTGTGAAAGGGCCCAAGCAAGACGGGCATTATCCGACGCTGCCGGCAGAGACTAACATCCTGAGCGTTACGATTCAGGAGGGAATTTGCTACGTGAACTTTGACGACAGCTTTACCAATTCTATTCTAAGCGTACAGGAAGAAATCCCGATCTATTCTATCGTCAATTCTTTGGCCAGCGTCTGTCATGTGAATAAGGTGCAGTTTTCAATTAACGGAAGCAGTTCTGTAACCTTCCGGAAGAACATGAAGCTGGATCAGCTGTTTGAACAGAATTTGAAGCTGGTGGAAACGGAGTGA
- a CDS encoding ComEA family DNA-binding protein gives MYKRFLCFLFLAVFLFCGCMDESGVSYELSSESGAEGIEEMEEQEATTEDTASGGAEAEPESVFIYVCGAVNSPGVYELPEGSRVYEAVEAAGGMTEDADERSLNQAGLLQDGQQITVYTVEEASGTVPGSGAVPDGLESGRVNLNTAGKELLMTLPGIGEAKAEAILTYRSEHGPFSDIEEIKNIEGIKEKVFEKIEGLIEV, from the coding sequence GTGTATAAAAGATTTCTGTGTTTTCTGTTTCTGGCCGTTTTTCTTTTCTGTGGCTGTATGGATGAGAGCGGCGTTTCTTATGAGTTGTCTTCGGAGTCCGGAGCTGAGGGGATTGAAGAAATGGAAGAACAAGAGGCAACTACAGAGGATACCGCTTCCGGCGGAGCAGAGGCTGAGCCGGAATCAGTATTTATATATGTCTGTGGGGCGGTGAATTCTCCCGGAGTCTATGAACTGCCGGAAGGCAGCCGGGTGTATGAGGCTGTTGAGGCGGCAGGGGGGATGACGGAGGATGCGGATGAACGGAGCCTGAATCAGGCGGGGCTTCTGCAGGATGGGCAGCAGATTACTGTCTATACCGTTGAGGAAGCGTCCGGGACCGTTCCGGGATCAGGAGCTGTCCCGGACGGGCTTGAAAGCGGGAGAGTGAACCTGAATACGGCGGGGAAGGAGCTTTTAATGACCTTGCCGGGGATCGGTGAGGCCAAGGCGGAAGCGATTCTGACGTACCGCAGTGAGCACGGACCGTTCTCGGACATTGAAGAGATTAAGAATATTGAGGGTATCAAGGAGAAGGTCTTTGAGAAGATAGAGGGCCTGATAGAAGTATAG
- a CDS encoding sensor histidine kinase yields MYTRSGELVTISRVNLKGRWKFLRSLRFRIMLIMILMGIIPTIVVENVVVQSYENRAVSQRSIIVKNQSDILCNQLVSLGYMEDPANEVINGEFNMLTSIYGGRILVINKDYKVIRDTYDLDRGKYLISQEVIDCFNGVETSQYDEKNQYIEMTVKISDPESVNKDVVGVMLISVSTLEINTSREILEQKGTMILAIIVVLILVFGYVLSGILVKPFQKITRSIEELTDGYLEESISVPDYLETELITDAFNKMLSRVKTLDDSRQEFVSNVSHELKTPLASMKVLADSLNMQENVPVEQYQEFMQDISEEIDRENSIITDLLSLVKMDKKAADLNIEMTNINELLELVLKRLRPIASKQNVELILDSFRPVNAEIDQTKMTLALSNLVENAIKYNNPEGGWVRVSLNADHKYFYVTVADSGIGIPEESLNHIFERFYRVDKSHSREIGGTGLGLAISRSAIVMHRGAIKVYSKENEGTTFSVRIPLVYIA; encoded by the coding sequence ATGTACACACGAAGTGGGGAGTTGGTTACTATTTCCAGGGTTAATTTGAAGGGCAGATGGAAATTTCTGCGCAGCCTCCGTTTCCGTATCATGCTGATCATGATTCTGATGGGAATAATCCCCACCATCGTAGTGGAGAATGTGGTGGTACAGAGCTATGAGAACCGTGCGGTATCCCAGAGAAGCATTATCGTGAAAAACCAAAGCGATATTCTCTGCAATCAGCTGGTTTCTCTGGGCTATATGGAAGATCCCGCCAATGAGGTCATCAACGGTGAATTTAATATGCTGACCAGCATTTACGGCGGCAGGATTCTGGTTATTAACAAAGATTACAAGGTGATCCGGGATACCTACGACCTGGATAGGGGAAAATATCTGATTTCCCAGGAAGTCATCGACTGCTTTAATGGTGTGGAAACCAGCCAGTACGATGAGAAGAATCAATATATAGAGATGACTGTGAAGATATCAGATCCGGAGTCCGTGAACAAAGACGTGGTGGGTGTGATGCTCATCAGTGTCTCGACGCTGGAGATCAACACCAGCAGGGAAATTTTAGAGCAGAAGGGTACCATGATCCTGGCGATCATCGTCGTTTTGATCCTGGTCTTTGGTTATGTTCTTTCGGGTATTCTGGTGAAGCCGTTCCAGAAGATTACCAGGTCTATTGAAGAGCTGACAGACGGATATCTGGAAGAGAGTATTTCCGTCCCTGATTATCTGGAGACAGAGCTGATCACAGATGCGTTTAATAAAATGTTGTCTCGCGTGAAGACGCTGGATGATTCCCGGCAGGAGTTCGTGTCTAATGTGTCTCATGAGCTGAAGACTCCGCTGGCGTCCATGAAGGTACTGGCAGATTCCCTGAATATGCAGGAAAACGTGCCGGTGGAGCAGTATCAGGAGTTCATGCAGGATATTTCGGAGGAGATAGACCGTGAGAACTCGATCATCACTGACCTTCTGTCGCTGGTAAAGATGGACAAGAAGGCTGCCGACCTGAACATCGAAATGACAAATATCAATGAGCTGCTGGAGCTGGTGCTGAAGAGGCTGCGCCCCATCGCCTCCAAGCAGAATGTGGAGCTGATCCTGGACAGTTTCCGGCCGGTAAATGCGGAAATTGACCAGACGAAGATGACGCTTGCCCTGTCCAATCTCGTTGAGAATGCAATAAAGTATAATAATCCTGAGGGCGGATGGGTGAGGGTTTCCCTGAACGCGGATCACAAATATTTTTATGTGACTGTGGCTGATTCGGGAATAGGAATTCCGGAAGAATCCCTGAACCATATCTTTGAACGGTTTTACCGGGTGGATAAGAGCCATTCGCGGGAGATCGGCGGCACCGGGCTGGGGCTGGCCATCTCTAGAAGTGCCATTGTAATGCACAGGGGAGCAATCAAGGTATACAGCAAAGAGAACGAGGGAACCACATTTTCTGTGCGCATTCCTCTCGTTTATATAGCATAG
- a CDS encoding response regulator transcription factor: MAKKVLVVDDEKLIVKGIRFSLEQDGMEVECAYDGEEALNMARENEYDIILLDIMLPKLNGLEVCQQIREFSSVPIVMLTAKGEDMDKILGLEYGADDYITKPFNILEVKARIKAIMRRTTKPAAAEEKAKVVQVGDLKLDCESRRVFIGSREINLTAKEFDVLELLVFNPNKVYSRENLLNIVWGYEYPGDVRTVDVHIRRLREKIEENPSEPKYVHTKWGVGYYFQG; the protein is encoded by the coding sequence ATGGCAAAAAAGGTACTGGTTGTAGACGATGAAAAGCTAATAGTAAAAGGAATCCGTTTTTCTCTGGAACAGGACGGCATGGAAGTTGAGTGCGCCTACGACGGGGAAGAAGCGCTCAATATGGCCCGGGAAAATGAGTATGATATCATTCTTTTGGATATCATGCTTCCAAAGCTGAACGGTCTGGAGGTTTGCCAGCAGATCAGGGAATTTTCCAGTGTTCCCATTGTGATGCTGACGGCAAAGGGAGAGGATATGGACAAGATTCTGGGCCTGGAATACGGTGCGGATGATTATATCACGAAGCCCTTTAATATCCTGGAGGTGAAGGCCCGGATCAAGGCGATCATGCGCCGGACTACGAAGCCCGCGGCAGCGGAGGAGAAGGCCAAGGTGGTCCAGGTGGGAGACTTGAAGCTGGACTGTGAGAGCCGGAGAGTGTTCATCGGCTCCAGGGAGATTAATCTGACGGCGAAGGAATTTGATGTGCTGGAGCTGCTGGTGTTTAATCCCAACAAGGTTTACAGCCGGGAAAACCTTTTGAATATTGTATGGGGATATGAATATCCGGGGGATGTCCGGACTGTCGACGTACATATCCGGAGACTTCGCGAGAAGATAGAAGAGAATCCCAGTGAGCCTAAGTATGTACACACGAAGTGGGGAGTTGGTTACTATTTCCAGGGTTAA
- a CDS encoding DNA internalization-related competence protein ComEC/Rec2 yields MTKRPLCLACIGLMIVVWMMKQAGVPIFGEPALSPELQDQLRDGVEAIVVGTISERTEKPNSTQYILKNSFLIYQETKIPIHKILLTIREAERYSVGDRIEAAGILRTLQPPGNPGEFDSSAYFACQKIYCSLWGEQIEMKKKAEFSFGEVLQSFRERVTGNLPEMIRPELAGTLSAMVFGERKLLTEDSRLNYQVGGVSHMIAISGLHITLLGMGIFRLLFRMKLPQMAAGGLAAAVMAVYCLFTGGQASTVRAFLMFGIMLAGRMLRRSYDLLSGLALAGILILIPNPGYLFYSGFQLSFAAVLGAGVVYPSLRKLLPQKLLQGKALLKKGVESSISWLAIMLCTLPLVCYYFFEIPLYGIIANLLMLPSMSLVMASGLLGGMMGVASPLMGRVLLVPAAVCLEGYEWITGKIRGLPGASWICGQPEIWEMAIYYLCLAAAVWILKRSLIGRNQKAAKRCIERDIRKRPADILAAAVILTIGLGILFWRRPVELSVTALDVGQGDCLVLNAENRFHYLVDGGSRDVEGVGIYRILPYLKQQGIHVLEGIFISHPDGDHICGIEELLIAVAERRTGLIIRHLFLPCWMRNGEEEKRIRLLADRAGITVQYLSKGDELRAGKLRIEVLHPVYGETLAGNEGSVVLQISYGNFGGLLTGDLEGDGEREVLEEVEGCEFLKVAHHGSRNSTRMEFLEKVSPEICIISAPENSIYGHPHREVLERIEAKGADWYQTGLSGAVRVEVIGGQMKVQEFIGRAAEEEN; encoded by the coding sequence ATGACCAAAAGGCCGCTGTGCCTGGCGTGTATCGGTCTCATGATTGTGGTTTGGATGATGAAACAGGCAGGCGTCCCCATCTTTGGGGAGCCTGCCTTGTCCCCGGAACTGCAGGATCAGCTGCGGGACGGAGTGGAGGCTATTGTTGTCGGAACCATTTCAGAGCGGACCGAGAAGCCCAATTCTACACAATATATTCTTAAAAATTCTTTTCTTATTTATCAGGAAACAAAAATCCCAATTCATAAAATTTTACTGACAATCCGGGAAGCGGAACGTTATTCTGTAGGTGACAGGATAGAAGCTGCGGGCATTTTGCGAACGCTGCAGCCGCCGGGAAATCCGGGGGAGTTTGACAGCAGCGCTTATTTTGCCTGCCAGAAAATATACTGTTCTTTATGGGGAGAGCAGATAGAAATGAAGAAAAAAGCAGAGTTCAGCTTCGGAGAGGTTTTGCAGAGCTTCCGGGAAAGGGTGACAGGCAATCTTCCGGAGATGATCCGGCCGGAGCTGGCAGGCACCCTTTCAGCGATGGTATTTGGGGAACGAAAGCTTTTAACAGAGGACAGCCGTCTGAATTATCAGGTGGGAGGGGTCAGCCACATGATCGCGATCAGCGGCCTTCATATAACGCTTCTGGGGATGGGAATTTTCCGCCTCTTGTTCCGAATGAAGCTGCCGCAAATGGCTGCCGGAGGACTGGCAGCTGCGGTAATGGCCGTCTACTGCCTGTTTACCGGAGGGCAGGCGTCCACGGTCAGAGCCTTCCTGATGTTCGGCATCATGCTGGCGGGGCGGATGCTCAGGAGGAGCTATGACCTCCTGTCCGGCCTGGCTCTGGCCGGGATTTTGATACTGATTCCAAATCCGGGTTATCTCTTTTATAGCGGATTCCAGCTATCCTTCGCTGCTGTTCTGGGAGCGGGAGTTGTATATCCTTCGCTGCGGAAACTGCTGCCTCAAAAGCTTTTGCAGGGAAAAGCGCTTTTGAAAAAAGGGGTGGAATCAAGTATTTCCTGGCTGGCTATTATGCTCTGTACCCTGCCGCTGGTATGCTACTATTTTTTTGAAATACCTCTCTACGGCATAATTGCTAACCTGCTGATGCTTCCCTCCATGAGTCTGGTCATGGCGTCAGGGCTGTTGGGAGGTATGATGGGAGTGGCCTCTCCGCTTATGGGAAGAGTGCTCCTGGTTCCGGCCGCCGTTTGCCTGGAAGGCTATGAGTGGATTACAGGCAAGATCCGGGGGCTGCCAGGCGCGTCCTGGATATGTGGGCAGCCTGAAATATGGGAAATGGCAATTTATTATTTGTGTTTGGCAGCGGCTGTATGGATTTTAAAGCGGTCTCTTATAGGGCGTAATCAGAAGGCGGCGAAACGCTGTATTGAAAGAGATATTCGGAAGCGTCCGGCAGATATTCTGGCGGCAGCGGTGATTTTGACAATTGGTTTGGGGATTTTGTTCTGGCGGCGTCCGGTAGAATTATCTGTCACAGCTCTGGATGTGGGACAGGGAGACTGCCTGGTTTTGAACGCAGAGAACCGATTTCATTATCTGGTGGACGGCGGGAGCAGAGATGTGGAAGGTGTGGGAATCTATAGGATATTGCCTTATTTGAAACAACAGGGCATCCATGTGCTGGAGGGGATCTTTATCAGCCATCCGGATGGGGATCACATCTGCGGTATCGAAGAGCTTTTAATAGCGGTGGCGGAAAGACGGACTGGCCTGATAATCAGGCATCTGTTTCTTCCCTGTTGGATGAGGAACGGCGAAGAAGAAAAAAGAATCAGGCTCCTGGCAGATCGGGCGGGGATAACGGTTCAATATCTGTCAAAAGGAGATGAGTTAAGGGCGGGGAAATTGAGGATAGAGGTACTGCATCCGGTTTATGGGGAAACTTTGGCGGGGAATGAAGGTTCCGTAGTGCTGCAGATTTCCTATGGAAATTTTGGCGGCCTTCTGACAGGCGATCTGGAAGGGGATGGAGAGAGAGAAGTTCTGGAAGAGGTGGAGGGCTGTGAATTTCTGAAGGTTGCCCACCACGGTTCCAGGAACTCCACACGGATGGAGTTTTTGGAAAAGGTTTCTCCTGAAATCTGTATTATATCAGCGCCGGAAAACAGTATCTATGGGCATCCTCACAGAGAAGTTCTGGAAAGAATCGAAGCGAAGGGCGCAGACTGGTATCAGACGGGGCTGAGCGGCGCCGTGCGCGTGGAGGTCATCGGCGGGCAGATGAAGGTGCAGGAGTTTATAGGCAGAGCAGCAGAAGAAGAAAATTAA
- a CDS encoding DMT family transporter: MMGIFIALLSGALMSIQGVFNTEVTKQTSLWVSTGWVQFSALAVCIIAWFFTGRESVSALWSVDQKYTLLGGVIGAFITVTVIQSMGKLGPAQATLLIVIAQLAISYLVELFGLFGVEKQPLEWRKLIGMAVAVGGIILFKWE, translated from the coding sequence ATGATGGGGATTTTTATTGCTTTGTTATCGGGTGCTCTGATGAGTATCCAGGGGGTATTCAATACAGAGGTCACCAAACAGACCAGCCTCTGGGTATCAACCGGATGGGTACAATTCTCTGCGCTGGCCGTCTGCATAATTGCCTGGTTCTTCACGGGACGGGAAAGCGTCAGCGCGCTCTGGAGCGTGGATCAGAAATATACGCTGCTGGGCGGTGTAATCGGAGCCTTTATCACCGTCACAGTCATCCAGAGCATGGGCAAACTGGGCCCGGCGCAGGCAACGCTGCTAATCGTAATCGCACAGCTGGCAATTTCTTACCTGGTAGAACTATTCGGACTGTTCGGAGTGGAAAAGCAGCCGCTGGAGTGGCGGAAGCTGATCGGGATGGCGGTGGCTGTGGGAGGAATCATACTCTTTAAATGGGAATAA